TATTCACgcattttttaatgtaCTGTATACTTCTCAATCTGTTAGACAATGTGTGtgtgttgttttttttaatttctttgtctatttatttcattattgaaCAGCTCAGCTCATTTCTGGTTTTTTAGACTTGACACATAATCGTATATAAGGGCAATACTATTTTCGTTTTCATCCATGTATCAATCGTTCGTCCCTTCTATGATCTTAAGTTGTTTTTAGACACTCCCACTCAATTCAACAACAATCAAACTTCTCtcaaatacaaatacaaatacaattacaaaatgCAAGATTTCCAAGTTTTCCTAAGCATTTTCGCTACTCTATTCCTTTTCTACTATTCAGCTCATAGAAACGTTATGAACAGATACAAGATTGATGTCCCAAATCTGCAATGATTTCATACATGCTTCCAAAAACAACATAGGCGTACACAGACAGGTATATATATGCGTGGCCTCCCTCCATTTCAATTCACAGTCATTTTCAACAATGTTGagtcatttttaataatttattcctaatttcatttttttcaattcatttcAAACACAAACGTTCTCTTTACAGACTACACAACATTTTACAAAAGCTCCTTAATACGTCATCCTACATTTGTTCCAGAATTTAAACGAACACTAATATAAGTAGTAACGACACACTTccaatattcaataataaaatgaatatgtattcatattcatttatatatatatttaacataataataataataataataaccctttaattttgtttcattCAATACACTGACTATCTAGCATCTCATCACATTTGAAATAGCGTTCGAGCTATTCATTTCTGTCAATTAACGTATCGTAAACTATTATGTGTCACTTGCTCCGACACAAAGTCACAATTAAGATCCTTGGCATAGATGAGGaatttatttcattctttttcgattatttcttattttcTGAAAAACTGAAAATGTGTAGCCAAGGGTtgacaaaatataatgaaaaaagagAAGAGATGCATTGgaaaattaataaactCATAACTGCTTCTTCTACACTTAAGCATCCATCAATTCGTCTCAGATTAGTTCAGTTTATACCTCTTCTTAAATTACTCATCACTTCTTGATATATAAACGATCTCAGTTTATgttatcaattaaataagCCACTCCAATTACGAAAAAGATTCTGCGTTTCAGtctcattatttattattattgctTGTTCTCAATTATAACGTAGACACCaaacatatatacacacaTACATCCATCAACCATGTCAATTACTTCtcagaaaagaaataatatcgAGTTATATACAAACAAATTTTATGCCACTTGTACTCTGGGTGGTATAATTGCATGTGGTCCAACTCATTCAAGTGTTACTCCGTTAGATTTAGTTAAATGTAGATTGCAAGTAGACCCaactttatataaatcaaatttgCAAGGTTGGAAAACCATTGTTTCTACTGAAGGTGggttttcaaaagttttcACCGGTGTTGGTGCTACATTCATAGGGTACTCGTTACAAGGTGCCGGTAAATATGGTGGTTACgaattttttaaacattattattcaacTTTATCTTTCGTTACCCCAGAGTTTGTTCAGAACCATTCTGTATGGATCTATTTAGGTGCTTCTGCAACTGCAGAATTCTTGGCTGATATTATGTTGTGTCCATTAGAGGCAATCAAAGTTAAACAACAAACAACTATGCCACCATTCTGTAATAATGTCTTCCAAGGTTTCAGTAAAATATACACTCAAGAGGGTCTTAAAGCCTTTTATAAAGGTATCGTCCCACTATGGTTTAGACAAATTCCTTACACAATGGTTAAATTTacatcttttgaaaaaatcgTGGAAGCAATTTATGCTAAATTACCTGTGAAAAAATCCGAATTAAGTCCACTTCAACAAATTTCAGTCAGTTTCACTGGTGGTTATTTAGCTGGTATTTTATGTGCAATTGTATCTCATCCAGCAGATGTTATGGTTTCAAAAATCAACAATGGCAGAAAAGCAACAGAGTCGATGTCTCAAGCCACCAACAGAATTTACAAACAGATCGGTTTCAAAGGGTTATGGAATGGTTTACCTGTGAGAATTGTTATGATCGGTACCTTGACATCATTCCAATGGTTAATCTATGACTCGTTTAAGGCATATGTTGGTTTACCAACATCCGGTTAGGTGTCCTCACACATTGTTAAGTCGTGCTGAGTGAGTTTAATTTACATTatgttttaataattaattaaacaCTTAAAGTTATTCtatattcttatttaataaataaatccGCAGCTGTAATCAAATATCtgattaaattaaattaattcaaaatttaatcaTGACCAtacatttttcattaattcaTCGTCTTCGATATTATAAGTCGATGAAGATTTGCTATTGTTGTTGAagttattaattttgttaatgttattattaatattgaccacatttgaattgttattgttgccattattattaaatgatgatgCCGATGCTAATGAGATGGATGAAGATGACAAATTGTTATTACTCAAATTCGAGGCAGAGTTAGTTGGCTTTGCGTACAATGATAGAATAGACTTTTTCAAGTCTTGCCTTTGAGCACCACCTTGAGGTTGAGTGCGGTTCACATTTGGATTCTGTATATTCAAGCTAGTAGCTGAGTTTCCAACTGTATTCAGTAAACCGTTACTATTACCACGAGAAAGTTGAGGAGTTGAGGAGTTTAAtctgttattattgttattggaAGGAGATTTTGACAGATTTTGTAAGTCTAATATACTGCTTGAACGACTATTGGACAAGTTCATGGAGTTCTTTTTAACCACTGGTTCTTCTTTTGGTGATTGCGATTGCAATTGCGATTTTTGGCtagaatttaataaatcattattttgtaaagaGTTACTAGTCAATTCTTCCAATTTTCCTGAATCGCCCATCCATTTCTTGTACTcatatttgtttttaatgAAAGTTTGTAACTTGTTTGTatcattgatattaattttaacaggttcattattttcattcaataatttcgATTCATAGTATTTATTGGCCatgtcattatttttaaatttaatcaacataattatattttcttctttccaAGTATCCAAATCAACAGATTTTACTTTTGAAATATGTGTACCCAACGATCTATGGAAACCTGCACATTTTATACAAATGAAGACACCCAGAGACCACGAAGCCCAACGTGGATGAGTCTGTGTTTTACAATCAGCACATGTAGAATTACCAGGATCACGCAATAAAGCAGCTAATGCTTTCTTAATCTGAGGAGAGGTCGACATACCAAGTCTCAAATTATCCTTCCTGAACCtatgtttttttgaaaGGAACTAGTAAAGTTTAATAGGTTACATTCACAAGAAAATTTCAAGagcaatatatatatatatttatattctaCAACCGCCATAAAGCTGTatacaattttatcaaaggCATTCTGTCTAAATTACATATTCATAACATTTTACAGTTATGtgttttcatatttttttttcagtttaATTGCTAACATCACGAAAATTGCTGCGTGTATGATATATCGAgtaataacaaataaacaacATGTTGAACAAATAGATCGTAGATGTAACGTAACATTGAACAGTAGTCAATATCGAAAgagaaaaacaaacaaactTAGCAACTGGATACTTCTCACTAAGTATCAAAAGCAAAAGCAAAAACTAAAACGAACAGCAAATGCTCTTGCTGTTATAGTATGTGCTGTTCGTTTTGGATTTAACAGCACCCAACAGAGAGGGTCGACAAGTAAAGCTTTGATTGTGCAAACGAAGTGAAGGTTGATGTCTTCGGGTAAAggttttcattttcaacaGTTCACCTCTCTTTAGTTTACGATCATGATCGTAAACTAAAGAGAGGTGAAGAGAAGATAGTATTTGAGATGAAATTCAAACgaaattgattaattgtTTCTAAACACAAAACTATTAACCAGACAAGAATGACTCAAGGATCCcgatatatatacatatatgtcTATCATTAACGTAGTCTAGAAATACAAACGTAATATAACGTAACGTAATACCAATGTATATACCTGTATCTTTTGAAGGGCCCGTCAATTGACCCTGACAGACCGTAAATAGGTTGTCTTGGCTTGtcttttatttgtattctGATTAAAGAATGCACTTTCGAAACTTAGAACTCTCTGTCTCGAGAAAGAGAGAAGCAAGCAAGAAAAATACTGGAAATtatgaaattattgatgGTTAGAAAAATTTCTCTTGAGccatttttcatttgaaaGTGGTTTATTCTTGTCAACGTATCTCGAGGTTTTGTTATATGTGAGACTTCATTATTTCATAATGAGAGCAATTGGACGTTATGTGTATGTATTTGTCTTCTAATTGATTCCGAATCTCTGCGATTTAGtttcatcatcaattttttttatattggAATGTATTAATGactaattcaaaatttactATTCAGTAAATGATGTTATATACTTtcttgtattttatttttgttatatatattaaccATTATTACTTGTTGGTCATATTTGTAAGAGTACTGATAATTCACTTTTATACATTAACTTTAggatattttcaaaagttacGATTCTGTACATCTAAGTGATTATATCCTTGTCTTTGATACAATAGGACTACATTCACACACACTTATATGACTATAGTGAAGATGTTCAATGATCCTAATGCTTCTACCAATTGGGTAATTCAGAAGTTTGGCGGTACTTCCGTTGGTAAGTTTTCTGTTCAGATCGtagatgatattattaagtATTATTCTAGCCCAGATGGCATAAACAAAAATGTTGCTGTGGTTTGTTCTGCCCGTTCTTCATATACAAAAGCTGAAGGTACCACTTCAAGACTACTGAAATGTTGTGATTTGGCTTCCCAAGAATTGAAGTTCAGTGACATTATCGAAGTCATTAGACAAGATCACATAAGTAATGCTGAGAATTTGATCAATGACCCTGTTATTCAAACTAGATTGGTTGCTGACACCAATAAGGAACTGGATTTAGTCGTGAAGTATTTAGAGGCTTCAAAAGTCTTAGGTGAAGTCTCAACAAGAACAATGGATTTAGTCATGTCATGTGGTGAAAAATTGAGTTGTTTATTCATTGCTTCACTTTGTAATGATAGAAAGTGTAAAGCAAAATATGTTGATTTATCGAATGTCATTCCTTCAGATTATCAAACAACTAATTTAGATAATACATTTTATACCTTTTTGGTCAAATCATTAAAGGAGAAATTACAACCATTTATAGattcaaaagaaagaattgTCCCTGTGCTTACTGGGTTCTTTGGTTTGATTCCTATGGGTCTATTAAACGGTGTCGGTAGAGGTTACACTGATTTATGTGCCGCTTTAGTATCTGTCGCCCTAAACGCTGATGAATTACAGGTCTGGAAGGAAGTTGACGGTATTTTCACTGCTGATCCAAGAAAAGTACCAAATGCACGTCTACTGAGCAGTGTCACACCCGAAGAAGCTTCGGAATTGACATACTACGGTTCAGAAGTCATTCACCCATTTACAATGGAACAAGTTATTAGAGCTAAGATTCCAATCagaataaaaaatgttCAAAATCCAAAAAACGATGGTACAGTCATTTATCCTGATAATGTCGCCAAGAAAGGCGAAGCTACACCACCTCATCCTCCAGAGGCCTTATCATCTTCCTTCTTTGAAACAAAGAGAAGAGGCGCTACTGCTATTacaacaaaaaatgatatcgTTGTCGTCAACATTCactcaaataaaaaaactttATCTCATGGTTTCTTAGCTCAAATCTTCACTGTTTTGGATAGATACAAGTTAGTTGTCGATTTGATCTCCACGTCAGAAGTCCATGTTTCCATGGCTTTACCTATTCCAGATTCTGACtctttaaaatcattaagaTTAGctgttgaaaaattaaacagTTTAGGTAGCATCGACATTATCCGTGGTATGTGTATCGTTTCTTTAGTTGGTAAGCAAATGAAACAATATATTGGGATTGCTGGTACTATGTTCTCGACTTTAGCAGAACAAGGTATCAATATCGAAATGATTTCGCAAGGTGCCAACGAAATCAATATCTCTTGTGTGATTGACGAAGATGATTCCTTGAAAGCATTACAATCTATTCATAAAACGTTATTAGATGAAACTGCAGAAAGACCATCTTTTGAGCATGCCGTTGATGAGAGATTACAACACATCAAGAACTTAACTATATAGAGTACGTGAAATGACATTAGTTTACTATTTAAGAAACATAATACATAATCTGTAAAAGTTACAAAaacttttatatttactaaaactttttattatcaaacaataaaatacagCTAGAATTATACAGGATGACAATTAACTAAATCTTATATACAACCAGTTCTATTGacaatttgatatatttataaggTCTATCTAAAAAACGAAAACTTCATCTTCCATTTTTGGAACTGGCTTGGCTTTTGCAAAACCTAGGGCAACGGCACACCTTTTAACACTTGATACCATTGGCAGTGGGCCGCAGACTAACAATTGGACACCATGACCTGGGGCTGGTAAGTATTCTTTCATGACATCCGCAGTAATGTAACCCACACCACCAGTCCAATCTTCACTTGGGTTATCAACGACATAGTAAACTCTAAATTGCTCTGGTTTGGTAGCAACTAAGTCAtctaattgttttttcaataaaatttccTTCTCAGCAACATTACCATAAATTAATGATACTTTAGTTTTATCATTTGGATTCTGAGCAATtgcttttattatttgatacATTGGCGTAATACCAGAACCACCTGCAACCATACCAAGTTCCTTACGGCAGTTTGGTGAGTAATTGTAGAAACCCTTTGGACCACTCAATTCAATAGTGTCATTAAGTTCCAATTCAGCAAAATTCTTTGACATGTTACCATTTTCGTAAGATTTAATCAACAGCTCGAAAAACCCTCTAGAATCAGTGTCTAATGAAGTTGGAGTGTAGGATCTGATAATTgtcttttcatttattacAGCCTTGACAGTGATGTGCTGACCAACAGGTAGACCCAAGATAGAATCTTCAGTTGGCAGTTTGAAGCGGTAAACAGCACTATTATGTGACAAGATCGTCTTTCTGATCAATGGAAACTTCTTATATTGACCTTTAACTAATGTAGCCTTTGGTTTGAATTGTTTACCTAATTGTAAGGAATAATATGTACCCACTGCTAATAGAAGCACAGccaaaacaattttaatagCACTTTCCTCCATAGTTTCgtttaattatataacgttaatattcaatgattAATGTTGGTATGTAGTTCAAACTCCTTTGCTACTAGTTTATACATAgtacaatattatttatataaattcattGGTGTTTTAATAGGAGATACATTTATTTCTACATTTGATAGactttttaaaaaatttcaattagaTATTGATCTTATTTAATCGCTAACGGAACTATATGCCTAAGGCAAGAAAACATCAGGACAAATGAAATGAAATGAACATTTAATTTGGAATTAAGAACTATAAATGAAGTTGAAGTTATTGGAACTCGATAGAAGGGAGGGATTGATATAAGAACTGAGATATGATGATATGGTGTTACTTGGTTTATAATTAAGTAAATTTAGAAAGAGCCAAGAAAATACAAGAAGGAAAGTATATTCATGTATTATGCactgtatatatatacgtaCTATGAGGTATCCTATGCTGTGTATGTTCGGTTTTTGTGAGGTGGAATATGGGTTTCAATACTTGTCTCGTTAGatctttgaatttatatAGTTTCATTATGGGGATTCTTTGCGTAATGAGTTCAATTTAGCGATCATCTCCTTTTTCGAGTTAAACGATGACGATGAGTATTTTAGTTTTGAACTGGTGATGATGCTACTTAATTGCTTTATTATAGTTGGGAGGTCACCGTCATTCGAAAATTTGGACCCCGATTCTATTTCGTCTATCAACCATTCAGCGGTTTTATACATCACAGCTTCAAATTTCGGGAAAGTAAAAGTTTTAGGTACCTTCGATTCTTTTTCAACCTCCacaattttcaaatgagTCAGTATATCTCTGAATGTCAAGAAATTTCCTCCAACAATCAACGAGTCTTCCGGGGTGTACACCACGTGGATATAACCTGCAGGgatcaaaaataaatctgAGGCCTTTAATTCCATGGCTATACCGTCTTGTAAATGGTCCCcaagaaaaattgatgTTTGATCAGGTTTATTACACCATTGTAGATATTGTTCAATGTTGTGAGAAGTTGGAGGGaacaaaatgaattttttaCTTCCTTGCAACAGTTTATAATACACTGGAGTTCCTGCAAAATCCAGATGAAAGTCTGTGTAAGCATTTCTCACTGACATCAACACGTATTTTGTAACTTTTGGCCTTGGACCATAGACACCATTCTCCCCATCACAATTACAGTATCTATCCCATACAATATCTACTAGATCATTTTCAGAGACCACTGTAGGCCTCTTAACTACGAAGTTATCTCTCTTCGCAAAATCTGACACTTCAAATGATATCACATTCTTCAGTCGGTCTCTTTGCAAATATGATGtgtttgtaaaatattcattccATTTTGATAATGTCCATTTTTCATTCTCTTGTGTCAGAACATCCATAACATTAATCTTACAATCTCCTCCCAACCTCTttgtaatttcttcaaCCGTCAACTGATCAGGAACTTCCATCCCTGAATTCTCTGGAtcaataatcaaatatGGTACCTTGATATCATCAAATGTATCTACAAACGTTTTATAAGGGATACGTTTATCCTGTGCATTACCAACATATCTATTAAAACAATCATTAAACGATTTTAAATGTGGAGGTTCATTCTTTCTTTTAACACCATCTCCTTCATTCAATGAAATATAATCAATTTGGTTATTTGAAGTTCTTAAATTGTACTTCTTCTTAGTGATTAACGAAGCTGTATCTCCCTTCTCAACGGATTTTCTTTTCCTATTGACTACCATTATATATCCTTTGATTATATCAATTACTTATCAGCTTTTACTGCCGTACACCTACGAACAACTTCTACAGTAACctcatcttcttctaataGGTAACCAAAGCCACccacattttaatatactCATTAAGGTGCCTAAGCGTTTACCCGAATAACCGATATAACCTTGCATCCATTTACCATGAAGCCAAAGAGCTCAGAACTAGATAGCTGTAACTATAAGATA
The nucleotide sequence above comes from Tetrapisispora phaffii CBS 4417 chromosome 3, complete genome. Encoded proteins:
- the TPHA0C01170 gene encoding uncharacterized protein (similar to Saccharomyces cerevisiae YER053C-A; ancestral locus Anc_7.229), with the translated sequence MQDFQVFLSIFATLFLFYYSAHRNVMNRYKIDVPNLQ
- the PIC2 gene encoding Cu/Pi carrier (similar to Saccharomyces cerevisiae PIC2 (YER053C); ancestral locus Anc_7.228) — protein: MSITSQKRNNIELYTNKFYATCTLGGIIACGPTHSSVTPLDLVKCRLQVDPTLYKSNLQGWKTIVSTEGGFSKVFTGVGATFIGYSLQGAGKYGGYEFFKHYYSTLSFVTPEFVQNHSVWIYLGASATAEFLADIMLCPLEAIKVKQQTTMPPFCNNVFQGFSKIYTQEGLKAFYKGIVPLWFRQIPYTMVKFTSFEKIVEAIYAKLPVKKSELSPLQQISVSFTGGYLAGILCAIVSHPADVMVSKINNGRKATESMSQATNRIYKQIGFKGLWNGLPVRIVMIGTLTSFQWLIYDSFKAYVGLPTSG
- the AGE2 gene encoding GTPase-activating protein AGE2 (similar to Saccharomyces cerevisiae AGE2 (YIL044C); ancestral locus Anc_7.227), whose protein sequence is MSTSPQIKKALAALLRDPGNSTCADCKTQTHPRWASWSLGVFICIKCAGFHRSLGTHISKVKSVDLDTWKEENIIMLIKFKNNDMANKYYESKLLNENNEPVKININDTNKLQTFIKNKYEYKKWMGDSGKLEELTSNSLQNNDLLNSSQKSQLQSQSPKEEPVVKKNSMNLSNSRSSSILDLQNLSKSPSNNNNNRLNSSTPQLSRGNSNGLLNTVGNSATSLNIQNPNVNRTQPQGGAQRQDLKKSILSLYAKPTNSASNLSNNNLSSSSISLASASSFNNNGNNNNSNVVNINNNINKINNFNNNSKSSSTYNIEDDELMKNVWS
- the HOM3 gene encoding aspartate kinase (similar to Saccharomyces cerevisiae HOM3 (YER052C); ancestral locus Anc_7.226), which gives rise to MTIVKMFNDPNASTNWVIQKFGGTSVGKFSVQIVDDIIKYYSSPDGINKNVAVVCSARSSYTKAEGTTSRLLKCCDLASQELKFSDIIEVIRQDHISNAENLINDPVIQTRLVADTNKELDLVVKYLEASKVLGEVSTRTMDLVMSCGEKLSCLFIASLCNDRKCKAKYVDLSNVIPSDYQTTNLDNTFYTFLVKSLKEKLQPFIDSKERIVPVLTGFFGLIPMGLLNGVGRGYTDLCAALVSVALNADELQVWKEVDGIFTADPRKVPNARLLSSVTPEEASELTYYGSEVIHPFTMEQVIRAKIPIRIKNVQNPKNDGTVIYPDNVAKKGEATPPHPPEALSSSFFETKRRGATAITTKNDIVVVNIHSNKKTLSHGFLAQIFTVLDRYKLVVDLISTSEVHVSMALPIPDSDSLKSLRLAVEKLNSLGSIDIIRGMCIVSLVGKQMKQYIGIAGTMFSTLAEQGINIEMISQGANEINISCVIDEDDSLKALQSIHKTLLDETAERPSFEHAVDERLQHIKNLTI
- the CBR1 gene encoding cytochrome-b5 reductase (similar to Saccharomyces cerevisiae CBR1 (YIL043C); ancestral locus Anc_7.225); amino-acid sequence: MEESAIKIVLAVLLLAVGTYYSLQLGKQFKPKATLVKGQYKKFPLIRKTILSHNSAVYRFKLPTEDSILGLPVGQHITVKAVINEKTIIRSYTPTSLDTDSRGFFELLIKSYENGNMSKNFAELELNDTIELSGPKGFYNYSPNCRKELGMVAGGSGITPMYQIIKAIAQNPNDKTKVSLIYGNVAEKEILLKKQLDDLVATKPEQFRVYYVVDNPSEDWTGGVGYITADVMKEYLPAPGHGVQLLVCGPLPMVSSVKRCAVALGFAKAKPVPKMEDEVFVF
- the JHD1 gene encoding [Histone H3]-lysine-36 demethylase (similar to Saccharomyces cerevisiae JHD1 (YER051W); ancestral locus Anc_7.224); this translates as MVVNRKRKSVEKGDTASLITKKKYNLRTSNNQIDYISLNEGDGVKRKNEPPHLKSFNDCFNRYVGNAQDKRIPYKTFVDTFDDIKVPYLIIDPENSGMEVPDQLTVEEITKRLGGDCKINVMDVLTQENEKWTLSKWNEYFTNTSYLQRDRLKNVISFEVSDFAKRDNFVVKRPTVVSENDLVDIVWDRYCNCDGENGVYGPRPKVTKYVLMSVRNAYTDFHLDFAGTPVYYKLLQGSKKFILFPPTSHNIEQYLQWCNKPDQTSIFLGDHLQDGIAMELKASDLFLIPAGYIHVVYTPEDSLIVGGNFLTFRDILTHLKIVEVEKESKVPKTFTFPKFEAVMYKTAEWLIDEIESGSKFSNDGDLPTIIKQLSSIITSSKLKYSSSSFNSKKEMIAKLNSLRKESP